A region from the Arthrobacter gengyunqii genome encodes:
- a CDS encoding ROK family glucokinase has protein sequence MRRRGLAIGIDIGGTKVAAGLVDGDGRVLAEARRSTPGHDPREVESVIVDLVAELSANHHVWSVGIGAAGWMDLAGSTVLFSPHLAWRNEPLRENLERLLRRRVYLVNDADGAAWAEWRFGSGLGQSRLVCITLGTGIGGAMIMDGRLERGRFGVAGEFGHQIIMPGGQRCECGNRGCWEQYASGNALGREARELAGANSPVAQELLRAVDGDISAITGAVVTKMALDGDQASVELLDEVGQWLGLGLANLAAALDPGMFVVGGGLSAAGDLLLEPARRSFARNLTGRGFRPAARLELAALGPAAGMIGAADLSRIAARR, from the coding sequence ATGCGCCGCCGGGGTTTGGCCATCGGCATCGACATCGGCGGCACCAAGGTTGCCGCCGGACTGGTCGACGGCGACGGCAGGGTCCTCGCAGAAGCCCGCCGCTCCACGCCCGGACATGATCCGCGCGAAGTGGAATCCGTCATTGTGGACCTGGTGGCCGAACTGTCGGCCAACCATCACGTCTGGTCGGTGGGTATCGGCGCCGCGGGCTGGATGGACCTCGCCGGCAGCACAGTGCTCTTCAGCCCGCATTTGGCGTGGCGCAACGAGCCCCTGCGTGAAAACCTCGAACGGCTGCTGCGGCGTCGCGTGTACCTGGTCAACGACGCCGACGGCGCTGCCTGGGCAGAGTGGCGCTTTGGTTCCGGTCTGGGCCAGAGCCGCCTGGTCTGCATAACCCTGGGCACCGGCATCGGGGGCGCCATGATCATGGATGGCCGCCTGGAGCGTGGACGATTTGGCGTGGCAGGGGAATTTGGCCACCAGATCATCATGCCCGGGGGACAGCGCTGCGAGTGCGGAAACCGCGGCTGCTGGGAACAGTATGCCTCCGGCAATGCGCTCGGCCGGGAAGCACGTGAACTGGCCGGCGCGAACTCTCCCGTGGCTCAGGAACTGCTGCGTGCCGTCGACGGGGACATCAGTGCCATTACCGGTGCGGTGGTCACCAAAATGGCCCTCGACGGCGATCAGGCGTCGGTGGAACTGCTGGACGAGGTGGGCCAGTGGCTCGGCCTCGGCCTGGCGAACCTGGCCGCTGCCCTTGACCCGGGAATGTTCGTAGTGGGCGGCGGGCTGAGCGCAGCAGGAGACCTCCTGCTGGAACCCGCCCGGCGGTCCTTTGCCCGGAACCTGACCGGCCGGGGATTCCGGCCGGCTGCGCGGCTGGAACTGGCTGCCCTGGGACCCGCTGCGGGGATGATCGGGGCAGCGGACCTGTCCCGGATAGCGGCCCGGCGCTGA
- a CDS encoding AMP-dependent synthetase/ligase, whose product MREYSVPPLVESPLETNSTTLLLEQAAKPSNPALFSVRGADGEWKSITATEFLKDVRLLAKGFAASGVKVGDRVGLMARTRYEWTLVDFALWFAGAVSVPIYETSSPNQVAWILGDSGAVGVVVESARHENVVRQAAVEEDLSDVSNVWQIDGSGLDDLRAAGSSVSDEELEARRSKATLDDLATIIYTSGTTGRPKGCELTHGNFVNLSRNAAAAQPEVCREGARTIMFLPLAHVFARFISVLCVTSGATVAHTPDVKNLLPDLQSYKPDFLLVVPRVFEKVYNSSMLKAEDGGKGKIFHAGAKTAIEWSKALEAGKVPLSLKVKHAVFDRLLYGKIRTAMGGQVKYAISGGAPLGDRLGHFFHGIGVTVLEGYGLTETTAPVTVNTPKLTKIGTVGVPLPGNAVKIADDGEILAKGVSVMKGYYNRPDLTAENFTDGWFRTGDIGSLDNDGYLKITGRKKEIIVTASGKNVIPAVLEDSIRADAIVSQCVVVGDQRPFISALITLDEEALPGWLDRHKLPADTSVAEAGQTEQLQQEIQALVDSANQTVSKAEAIKVFRVVPSDFTEASGHLTPSLKIKRGQVLKDFAAVVEDIYSGQKV is encoded by the coding sequence GTGCGTGAATACAGTGTTCCCCCTCTGGTGGAATCTCCACTGGAGACCAATTCCACCACCTTGCTGCTGGAACAGGCAGCCAAGCCTTCCAACCCTGCACTGTTTTCGGTCCGGGGTGCCGACGGCGAGTGGAAGTCGATCACCGCCACGGAGTTCCTGAAGGATGTCCGGCTGCTGGCCAAGGGCTTTGCCGCCTCCGGAGTCAAGGTGGGTGACCGGGTGGGCCTCATGGCCCGTACCCGGTACGAATGGACCCTGGTGGATTTTGCCCTGTGGTTTGCCGGTGCTGTCTCGGTGCCGATCTACGAAACCTCCTCACCGAACCAGGTTGCCTGGATCCTGGGTGATTCCGGGGCAGTGGGCGTTGTCGTTGAATCGGCCCGTCATGAGAACGTGGTCCGGCAGGCCGCCGTGGAGGAAGACCTCTCGGATGTCTCGAATGTGTGGCAGATCGACGGGTCCGGTCTGGACGACCTGCGCGCCGCAGGATCCTCCGTGTCCGATGAAGAACTGGAAGCCCGGCGCTCGAAAGCCACCCTGGACGATCTGGCCACCATCATTTACACGTCCGGAACCACGGGACGCCCCAAGGGCTGCGAGCTGACACACGGCAACTTCGTGAACCTGTCACGGAATGCAGCCGCGGCCCAGCCCGAAGTCTGCCGCGAGGGCGCCCGGACCATCATGTTCCTCCCGCTGGCACACGTGTTCGCGCGCTTCATTTCGGTGCTGTGTGTTACCTCCGGGGCCACCGTGGCACATACCCCCGACGTCAAGAACCTCCTGCCGGACCTGCAAAGCTACAAGCCGGACTTCCTGCTGGTTGTCCCCCGTGTCTTCGAAAAGGTCTACAACTCCTCCATGCTGAAGGCGGAAGACGGCGGCAAGGGCAAAATCTTCCATGCCGGCGCCAAGACGGCCATTGAATGGTCCAAGGCGTTGGAGGCCGGCAAGGTCCCGCTGAGCCTGAAGGTCAAGCATGCCGTCTTCGACCGGCTTCTCTACGGCAAGATCCGCACCGCCATGGGCGGCCAGGTCAAGTACGCGATCTCGGGGGGCGCGCCGCTGGGCGACCGCCTGGGCCATTTCTTCCACGGCATTGGTGTCACGGTCCTGGAAGGCTACGGCCTGACGGAAACAACTGCGCCGGTCACCGTGAACACCCCCAAGCTGACCAAGATCGGCACGGTGGGCGTGCCGCTGCCGGGCAACGCAGTGAAGATTGCCGACGACGGCGAGATCCTCGCCAAGGGCGTCAGCGTCATGAAGGGCTACTACAACCGCCCGGACCTCACCGCCGAGAACTTCACGGACGGATGGTTCCGCACCGGGGACATTGGCTCGCTGGACAATGACGGCTACCTGAAGATCACCGGCCGCAAGAAGGAAATCATCGTTACCGCAAGCGGCAAGAACGTCATTCCGGCGGTGCTGGAAGACAGCATCCGCGCCGACGCCATTGTGTCCCAGTGCGTTGTGGTGGGCGACCAGCGGCCGTTCATCTCTGCGCTGATCACGCTGGACGAGGAAGCGCTTCCGGGCTGGCTCGATCGGCACAAGCTGCCGGCCGACACCTCGGTGGCCGAGGCCGGCCAGACGGAGCAGCTGCAGCAAGAAATCCAGGCCCTGGTGGACTCCGCCAACCAGACGGTGTCCAAGGCCGAGGCCATCAAGGTCTTCCGCGTGGTTCCCTCGGACTTCACCGAAGCCAGCGGACACCTGACACCGTCCCTGAAGATCAAGCGCGGACAGGTCCTGAAGGACTTCGCCGCCGTGGTGGAGGACATCTACAGCGGCCAGAAAGTCTAA